In Leptospira congkakensis, a single window of DNA contains:
- a CDS encoding Ig-like domain-containing protein, protein MERFFKRLCVSLTLGIVSTVFLSCAAFMDGDGNFNLFQSNKNQDALQLRNQFLMASVYFLGNGSVSRTIGKNGGTIENQAFSLNIPRDALSGDVVITMRVEEMKGTDIPGMTPVASKLILEPEGTSFSKPVTLTTKYDPKSVQSQIQNELTQIYYFNPATKEWEQQKTSVDAIAGKLSTELNHFSIYAALHVNIEMIVARVITDSAAIRMATVQFRNYLNDINQLSNRNRFYSLFARTFLPFMNIVKVEYAPGTDPLRLAFPLDDFDQDGAPNIIDSFPYDPTNNNDTIAPQIVSGTPNTNVLPLQPGNLFTVTFNEPVNELTVIHSGFISRDQNLYVPLRFVSISLDRKIVTYKNEFTLDSDANYALYVNGVTDEIGNLENGYRLVTSFHTVDIISPMVTSIEPEGQDVNPNITEFKIHFSEPMDPATIKGFGLVGYGDPEIIFSSLSPDQKTANFTFNPSKPLRSDSAYLLVSSSEAKDTSGNLLAVLTKQFFLITEDTEAPYIRLILPEGERVDPTVTSFRVDFSEALNSSSIQNKFILRAKQSGSLIAINSVDYDNANLRVNVHFPANSLVEKTEYELEILPGIQDRFGNAMTTGKLHPFRTTDVTPPLVTSVSPDHERDVFYFSGINIKVKFSDVMDRNSLEFNSLRLENLSDGGSQYVNLTSYDPVIGEAIYHLNPDQVLSDKEYEYTIPSGIRNIDGIASVTTAASRFFTTADRLTPSLPRINNVNLVNCPNNAKVNLNFSRLMDFDNVNSNPPAYLKLNLRIPELYKYDRQTSAICSWRTVERRIENPDFRNCLNLSAVIPYGYLCILIPQQISVYDSVPVYCTVPDVALTYTNKDIRIQFDKGALNRKAAVYKYNANLKKAVFDTQWTNASVQDGKIVTSTSFYCPNYGGPLNITRCDYSPSAVYQMEVSDPWSVRGKFFDVDNQELIFSDNLTIRTNQKLLNPISDECVE, encoded by the coding sequence ATGGAACGTTTCTTTAAAAGGTTATGCGTTAGCCTTACTTTAGGTATTGTATCGACTGTATTTTTATCCTGTGCAGCTTTTATGGACGGGGATGGAAATTTTAATCTTTTCCAATCGAATAAAAATCAAGACGCCTTACAATTAAGGAATCAATTCCTTATGGCATCTGTTTACTTTTTAGGCAATGGATCTGTTTCGAGAACCATTGGAAAAAACGGTGGTACGATTGAAAACCAAGCCTTTTCCTTAAACATTCCTCGAGATGCGTTATCTGGTGATGTGGTGATCACTATGCGAGTGGAAGAAATGAAAGGAACTGATATTCCTGGAATGACTCCAGTCGCTTCTAAGTTGATACTAGAACCCGAGGGCACAAGTTTTTCAAAGCCAGTGACTCTGACTACCAAATATGATCCTAAATCTGTTCAGTCTCAAATTCAAAACGAACTCACTCAAATTTATTATTTTAATCCTGCTACAAAAGAATGGGAACAACAGAAAACAAGTGTCGATGCCATTGCGGGAAAACTCTCCACAGAACTAAACCATTTTTCCATTTATGCAGCACTCCATGTAAATATTGAAATGATTGTAGCTAGGGTCATCACGGATTCAGCAGCGATTCGCATGGCCACTGTACAGTTTCGTAATTATTTGAATGATATCAATCAACTCAGCAATCGAAATCGTTTTTATTCCTTATTCGCTAGAACTTTTTTACCATTTATGAATATTGTTAAAGTAGAATATGCTCCGGGAACGGATCCATTAAGACTAGCATTCCCTCTTGATGATTTTGATCAGGATGGAGCTCCTAATATCATTGATTCCTTTCCTTATGATCCAACCAATAACAATGATACGATCGCTCCACAGATTGTTTCTGGAACTCCTAATACAAATGTTCTCCCTTTACAACCTGGAAATCTTTTTACCGTTACTTTCAATGAGCCAGTAAACGAATTGACGGTCATTCATTCTGGCTTTATCTCTAGAGATCAAAATCTCTATGTTCCATTAAGATTTGTGTCGATTTCCTTAGACAGAAAAATTGTTACCTATAAAAACGAATTCACCCTCGACTCTGATGCAAACTATGCTTTGTATGTAAACGGAGTTACCGATGAAATTGGTAATTTGGAAAATGGATACCGATTAGTAACATCCTTCCATACTGTGGATATCATTTCACCAATGGTAACTTCTATTGAACCAGAGGGACAAGATGTAAACCCCAACATCACCGAGTTTAAAATTCATTTTAGTGAGCCGATGGATCCAGCTACGATAAAAGGATTTGGGTTAGTTGGTTATGGTGATCCTGAAATCATCTTCTCCTCTCTAAGTCCAGACCAAAAAACAGCAAATTTTACCTTCAATCCTTCTAAACCATTACGGAGTGATTCCGCATATCTCTTGGTTTCTTCTTCAGAGGCAAAGGATACGTCTGGCAATTTGTTAGCTGTGTTAACCAAACAGTTCTTTTTGATTACAGAAGATACCGAAGCACCTTACATCCGTTTGATCCTTCCTGAAGGCGAAAGAGTGGATCCAACAGTTACTAGTTTTCGCGTGGATTTTAGTGAAGCATTGAATAGTTCTAGTATACAGAATAAGTTTATTTTAAGGGCCAAACAGTCAGGTTCTTTAATAGCGATTAATTCTGTTGATTACGATAATGCAAACCTTCGAGTGAATGTACATTTTCCAGCAAACTCACTCGTTGAAAAAACCGAATACGAACTAGAAATTCTACCTGGCATTCAGGATCGTTTCGGAAATGCGATGACAACAGGAAAACTTCATCCATTTAGAACCACTGATGTCACTCCTCCACTAGTAACTTCAGTTTCTCCCGATCATGAGAGAGATGTTTTTTACTTCAGCGGCATTAACATAAAAGTTAAGTTTAGTGATGTCATGGATAGAAACTCTCTAGAATTCAATTCCCTTCGTTTGGAAAATCTTTCTGATGGAGGTTCTCAATACGTAAATTTGACATCTTACGATCCTGTAATCGGCGAGGCCATTTACCACTTGAATCCAGATCAAGTATTGAGTGATAAGGAATACGAGTATACAATACCTTCAGGGATACGTAATATTGATGGAATTGCATCCGTCACGACTGCCGCTTCTCGTTTCTTTACGACTGCCGATAGGTTGACTCCTTCTTTACCAAGAATTAACAACGTGAATCTTGTGAATTGCCCGAATAATGCTAAGGTAAATCTTAACTTTTCAAGGTTAATGGATTTTGATAATGTTAATTCTAACCCGCCAGCTTACTTAAAACTCAATTTAAGGATTCCTGAACTCTACAAGTATGACCGACAGACAAGCGCTATCTGTAGTTGGAGAACGGTAGAACGTAGAATTGAGAACCCTGATTTTAGGAATTGTTTGAATCTTTCAGCCGTCATTCCTTATGGGTATCTATGCATTTTAATTCCTCAGCAAATTTCGGTTTATGATTCTGTTCCCGTGTATTGCACTGTTCCTGATGTTGCGTTGACTTACACAAACAAAGATATTCGTATCCAATTTGACAAGGGAGCGTTGAACAGAAAGGCTGCCGTTTACAAATACAATGCAAACCTCAAGAAAGCGGTATTTGACACTCAGTGGACTAATGCTTCTGTCCAAGATGGAAAGATTGTGACCTCCACTAGTTTTTATTGTCCAAACTATGGTGGGCCTTTGAACATTACTCGTTGTGATTACTCTCCAAGTGCAGTGTATCAAATGGAAGTTTCTGATCCTTGGTCAGTAAGAGGAAAATTTTTCGATGTCGATAACCAGGAGCTCATTTTCAGTGACAACCTGACCATTCGTACAAACCAAAAGTTGTTAAATCCAATATCAG
- a CDS encoding thiolase family protein: MDMVVVLDGVRTPFGKFGGGLKSFSSSDLGVITAKETIRKTGLDPEEIEESIYGNVIQDDKDSAYLARHIGLKSGLNESSSGLTVNRLCGSGMESVIIGSRKILSGENKLILVGGTESMSNAPFVLKNLRWGNKYGETQVEDRLAQSLTDCFADLTMGQTAENIATHYKISRSKQDEWAGISQVRAEKASESGIFSDEMIPILSKDKNAPLIQKDEQIRGLSCVDQLQKLPTAFSKDGTVTAGNASGINDGAASLLIASDELARTKNMSPLAKILGYANVGCDPKMMGLGPVFAIPKALHNAGVRIEEVDLFEINEAYAAQTLAVIQELHLDPERTNVNGGAIAIGHPLGASGARVILTLAYELKRRHLRYGVASLCIGGGQGIAMVLENPEY, translated from the coding sequence TTGGATATGGTAGTAGTTTTGGATGGAGTGAGAACTCCCTTTGGAAAATTCGGTGGTGGACTAAAAAGTTTTAGTTCTTCGGATCTTGGAGTCATTACTGCCAAGGAAACGATACGTAAAACAGGATTGGATCCGGAAGAGATTGAAGAATCAATTTACGGCAATGTGATTCAGGACGATAAGGATTCTGCGTATTTAGCAAGACATATCGGACTGAAATCGGGTCTTAACGAAAGTTCTAGTGGCCTTACTGTGAACCGTTTATGCGGATCTGGAATGGAAAGTGTCATTATCGGTTCACGCAAGATTCTTTCGGGAGAAAACAAACTAATCCTTGTTGGTGGAACAGAATCCATGAGTAATGCTCCTTTTGTTTTAAAAAATTTACGATGGGGGAATAAGTATGGAGAGACACAAGTAGAAGATCGGTTGGCTCAAAGTCTAACAGATTGTTTTGCTGATCTTACAATGGGGCAGACGGCAGAAAACATTGCTACCCATTATAAAATTTCTAGGTCCAAACAAGACGAATGGGCTGGTATCTCTCAAGTTCGGGCAGAGAAAGCAAGTGAAAGCGGAATTTTTTCTGATGAAATGATTCCAATCCTTAGCAAAGACAAAAATGCACCTCTCATTCAAAAGGATGAGCAGATACGAGGATTATCTTGTGTTGACCAATTACAAAAACTTCCCACAGCATTCTCTAAAGACGGAACGGTTACTGCAGGGAATGCATCAGGGATCAATGACGGAGCCGCTTCTCTATTAATCGCTTCTGATGAGTTGGCTCGAACTAAAAACATGAGTCCACTCGCTAAAATATTGGGATATGCGAATGTTGGTTGTGACCCGAAAATGATGGGACTTGGTCCAGTATTTGCTATTCCAAAAGCATTACACAACGCAGGTGTTCGTATCGAAGAAGTTGATTTGTTTGAAATCAATGAAGCATATGCCGCACAAACATTAGCAGTCATCCAAGAGTTGCATTTAGATCCAGAAAGAACAAATGTTAATGGGGGAGCCATTGCCATTGGGCATCCACTTGGTGCTAGTGGAGCCCGCGTGATCCTGACTCTTGCCTATGAATTGAAAAGAAGGCATTTGCGATATGGAGTGGCCTCTCTTTGTATTGGTGGGGGTCAAGGGATTGCTATGGTTTTAGAGAATCCAGAATACTGA